A stretch of Natator depressus isolate rNatDep1 chromosome 2, rNatDep2.hap1, whole genome shotgun sequence DNA encodes these proteins:
- the LOC141981831 gene encoding cathelicidin-related antimicrobial peptide Bf-CRAMP-like, producing the protein MGPRMETCCRPVLLLVIVAAAATAVPSQHKTLSYEEAIALAVDFYNKGSGIDHAFRLLKADPQPEWDMTSNPRQALKFTVKETVCPVSENLRGAECDFRDDGVVRDCSGFFSTLQKSPIVLISCNTVTQERTHIRRSRSPRRSWWRRRWHRPGSYTLISQGGRKGKGKGSRLQMA; encoded by the exons ATGGGCCCGAGGATGGAAACCTGCTGCCGGCCCGTCCTGCTGCTGGTCATTGTGGCCGCAGCAGCCACCGCGGTGCCTTCTCAACACAAGACGCTGAGCTATGAAGAGGCCATTGCCCTGGCCGTCGATTTCTACAACAAAGGGTCAGGCATCGACCATGCCTTCCGGCTCCTTAAAGCGGACCCACAGCCTGAGTGG GACATGACGTCTAACCCTCGGCAGGCGCTGAAGTTCACGGTTAAAGAGACCGTGTGCCCGGTGTCAGAGAACCTCCGCGGGGCTGAATGTGACTTCAGAGACGATGGG GTGGTCAGAGACTGTTCAGGATTCTTCTCCACCCTGCAGAAGTCGCCCATAGTCCTCATCAGCTGCAACACTGTGACCCAGGAG CGTACTCACATCAGGAGGTCCAGAAGCCCAAGACGTAGCTGGTGGCGTCGTCGCTGGCACCGGCCTGGCTCCTACACACTCATCTCCCAGGGTGGACGCAAAGGCAAAGGCAAAGGCAGTAGATTACAAATGGCCTGA